One genomic window of Ziziphus jujuba cultivar Dongzao chromosome 4, ASM3175591v1 includes the following:
- the LOC107416655 gene encoding wall-associated receptor kinase-like 10: MLPVSLLPLPVLHIIITMLLLTTTVLARSESQSTIGKPGCKTHCGEVRIPYPFGIGPGCYFDEWYQIDCLNLTRNLEIPHLRKTDLKLVENISIEDRTLKVIQPITFMNCPTKQSETANLTGSPFVFSQKRNKFTAVNCGMLSFMRSATESQKTDLTACMSICDKNTSDSSCNGMNCCQITIPSNLKIFVIEFGTFNRRASCEYYAFLVDQQWFESRSKRYDHIIARDKTDSVPVVLEWNLLYNHSTVKEFQMGISDKVHSYCQLDNTTPSIFNQSMIQCFCKKGFEGNPYLHDGCKDINECEKFPPVCKDDICNNYLGGYSCSKKAWKKPTTKSALQAVQGTSISSGLLLLFFCLWFLYKIIKKRRKIKRKQKLFRRNGGLLLQQQLCSSEVNVETIKVFNSKELEKATDRFHKDRILGHGGQGTVYKGMLTDGRVVAVKKSKIVDESKLAQFINEVIILSQVNHRNVVKLLGCCLETEVPLLVYEFIPNGTLSKYIHDQNEELPLTWEMRLRIATEIAGALSYLHYAASFPIYHRDIKSSNILLDEKYRAKIADFGTSRSVSIDQTHLTTLVHGTLGYLDPEYFQSSQFTEKSDVYSFGVVLVELLTGQRAISIRRSEEAGKSLATYFILSMQQNRLFDVLDPHVLKGKKADIMVFANLAMRCLNLNGRKRPTMKEVTAELERIQMSEKKNFNVPQDSEEVEDLRTQDFEPWEVVSLSTGPASHTGLASSSHELPLLSFTSL; this comes from the exons atgttgCCGGTGTCATTGCTGCCATTGCCGGTGCTTCATATCATCATCACTATGTTATTGTTAACCACTACGGTTCTTGCAAGATCAGAGTCACAGAGTACGATTGGAAAGCCTGGTTGTAAAACTCATTGCGGAGAAGTGAGAATCCCGTACCCTTTTGGAATAGGACCGGGATGTTACTTCGACGAATGGTATCAAATTGACTGCCTAAATTTAACAAGGAACTTAGAAATACCACATCTGAGAAAGACAGATTTGAAGTTGGTAGAAAATATTTCTATAGAGGATCGCACTCTCAAGGTTATACAGCCTATTACGTTTATGAATTGCCCAACAAAGCAGAGTGAAACGGCAAACTTGACAGGAAGCCCTTTCGTATTTTCacaaaaaaggaacaaatttacagcaGTGAATTGCGGTATGCTCTCGTTCATGAGGTCGGCTACTGAATCGCAGAAAACCGACCTTACTGCTTGCATGTCGATTTGTGATAAAAATACTTCAGATAGTAGCTGCAATGGTATGAATTGTTGCCAGATCACCATAccatcaaatctcaaaatctttgTTATAGAATTTGGTACCTTTAACAGAAGAGCTAGCTGCGAGTACTATGCTTTTTTGGTAGACCAGCAATGGTTCGAGTCCCGTTCGAAGAGATATGATCATATCATCGCTCGTGACAAGACGGACTCTGTTCCTGTTGTGCTTGAATGGAACTTATTGTATAATCATTCGACAGTAAAAGAATTTCAAATGGGTATTTCCGATAAAGTTCATTCCTACTGCCAATTGGATAATACTACCCCTTCAATATTCAATCAGTCGATGATTCAGTGCTTCTGCAAAAAGGGTTTTGAAGGGAATCCTTATCTTCATGATGGATGCAAAG ATATTAATGAATGTGAGAAATTTCCTCCCGTTTGCAAGGATGACATTTGTAACAACTATCTTGGGGGATATTCATGCAGCAAGAAAGCGTGGAAAAAGCCAACCACCAAGAGTGCGCTTCAGGCTGTTCAGG GTACCAGTATCAGTTCAGGACTTCTACTATTATTCTTCTGTTTATGGTTTTTATACAAAATcataaagaaaagaaggaaaatcaaACGCAAGCAAAAGCTCTTCAGAAGAAACGGTGGTTTATTATTACAACAACAATTATGTTCAAGTGAAGTCAACGTTGAGACAATCAAGGTGTTCAATTCGAAAGAGCTAGAGAAAGCTACCGATCGTTTTCACAAAGATAGAATTCTTGGTCATGGAGGTCAAGGTACAGTTTACAAAGGAATGTTAACTGATGGAAGAGTTGTCGCCgttaaaaaatccaaaatagtCGATGAAAGCAAACTAGCACAATTCATCAATGAGGTTATCATTCTTTCACAAGTTAACCACAGAAATGTTGTTAAATTGCTAGGGTGTTGTTTAGAGACCGAAGTTCCTCTTCTAGTTTACGAATTCATACCCAATGGTACACTTTCCAAATATATCCATGACCAAAACGAGGAGCTTCCTCTCACTTGGGAAATGCGGCTACGAATTGCCACAGAAATTGCAGGAGCTCTTTCTTACTTGCATTATGCTGCTTCCTTCCCCATTTACCACCGCGACATAAAGTCTTCCAACATCCTCTTAGATGAAAAATACAGAGCGAAAATTGCAGATTTTGGGACTTCAAGGTCAGTTTCCATTGACCAAACTCATCTCACAACATTAGTACATGGCACATTAGGTTACTTGGATCCGGAATACTTCCAATCTAGCCAGTTTACGGAGAAGAGTGATGTTTATAGCTTCGGAGTGGTTCTTGTTGAGCTATTGACCGGACAAAGAGCAATTTCTATAAGGAGGTCGGAAGAAGCAGGAAAAAGTCTGGCAACTTATTTCATTCTCTCGATGCAGCAAAACCGTCTCTTTGATGTTCTTGATCCTCATGTTTTGAAGGGTAAGAAAGCAGATATCATGGTATTTGCTAACCTTGCCATGAGATGTTTGAACCTGAATGGAAGGAAACGACCTACCATGAAAGAAGTCACAGCGGAGTTGGAGAGAATTCAAAtgtcagagaaaaaaaattttaatgttcCACAAGATTCTGAAGAGGTTGAAGACTTGAGAACACAAGATTTTGAGCCTTGGGAAGTTGTTTCCTTGTCAACTGGTCCAGCTTCGCATACTGGTCTGGCTTCATCCTCGCATGAACTGCCGCTGTTATCTTTCACatcattatga
- the LOC107416656 gene encoding wall-associated receptor kinase-like 1: MSKPVILNLVSMILLLMVNTLVLQPQAAVSDSPKPNCKTSCGKVSIPYPFGMGNSSCYFDEWYQIDCLNLSGNYTPFLRLTNVEVLEISISEGTLTVKNPITFSSCDDKVYREAANLTGSSFVYSQKRNRFTAVSCNKLAYMNSAGDQSSSYSRNSASQTNVILAACMSICDKNTTDGSCNGMNCCQTTIPSNLMVFSTDLNPDTYNRHERCRYAFLVDQKWFELRSKSYLDIPSKMDSVPVVLEWNLLYNNLGEQVFGKFPDQMDKPKRFNSTSYCQRDNTTTSIFNYTRIQCYCDRGFEGNPYLLHGCQDINECENPPDDCKDHTCVNTHGGYTCQKKERIDPTTQRMLQGIGIGSGLLFLLLVLWFLYKIMKKRRKIKRKKKFFKRNGGLLLQQQLCSSEVNVETIKLFNSKELEKATDRFHVDRILGQGGQGTVYKGMLTDGRIVAVKRSKIVDESKIVEFINEVVILSQVNHRNVVKLLGCCLETEVPLLVYEFIPNGTLSQYIHDHNDEFPFTWEIRLRIAIEIAGALSYLHSSASFPIYHRDIKSTNILLDEKYRAKIADFGTSRSVSIDQTHLTTLVHGTLGYLDPEYFQSSQFTEKSDVYSFGVVLVELLTGQKAISINRSEEAGKSLATYFILSMQENRLFDILGGHVLKGPREDIMVVANLAKRCLNLNGRKRPTMKEITVELEGIQMLAKTVTTSSSVPQNYEEVECLRTHVTEPWDVVSLSTGPAFDTGPHSSLQELPLLHYTA, encoded by the exons ATGTCAAAGCCAGTTATACTAAATTTAGTTTCTATGATTTTGTTATTGATGGTTAATACACTAGTATTACAGCCACAAGCAGCAGTATCAGATTCACCAAAGCCTAATTGCAAAACAAGCTGTGGAAAAGTGAGCATCCCATATCCTTTTGGAATGGGAAACTCAAGCTGTTACTTCGATGAGTGGTATCAAATTGACTGCTTAAATTTGTCAGGGAATTACACACCTTTCTTGAGACTCACCAACGTAGAAGTGCTTGAAATTTCTATTTCGGAAGGTACGCTTACGGTGAAAAACCCAATTACGTTTTCGAGTTGTGACGATAAGGTATACCGTGAAGCTGCAAACTTGACAGGAAGCTCTTTCGTCTACTCTCAGAAGAGAAACAGGTTTACTGCAGTGAGTTGCAACAAGCTTGCGTATATGAATTCCGCTGGTGATCAATCAAGTTCCTATTCCCGGAATTCGGCGAGCCAAACCAATGTTATTCTTGCCGCATGCATGTCCATTTGTGATAAAAATACTACAGATGGTAGCTGCAACGGCATGAACTGCTGCCAAACCACCATACCTTCCAATCTGATGGTTTTTTCTACGGACCTCAACCCGGATACTTATAACAGACATGAGCGTTGTAGGTATGCCTTCCTGGTGGACCAAAAATGGTTTGAACTTCGGTCGAAATCGTATCTTGATATCCCTAGTAAGATGGACTCTGTTCCCGTGGTGCTGGAATGGAACTTATTGTACAACAATTTGGGTGAGCAAGTATTTGGAAAGTTTCCTGATCAAATGGATAAACCTAAAAGGTTTAATTCAACCTCCTATTGCCAAAGAGACAATACCACTACTTCAATATTCAATTATACAAGGATTCAGTGCTACTGCGACAGGGGTTTTGAAGGGAATCCTTATCTTCTCCATGGATGTCAAG ATATAAATGAATGTGAGAATCCTCCTGACGATTGCAAGGACCACACTTGTGTGAACACGCATGGGGGGTATACGTGCCAAAAGAAGGAGAGAATAGACCCAACAACACAGAGGATGCTTCAGG GCATCGGTATCGGATCAGGATTGCTATTTCTGCTCTTAGTTTTATGGTTTTTATACAAAAtcatgaagaaaagaagaaaaattaaacgCAAGAAGAAATTCTTCAAGCGAAACGGTGGTTTGTTGTTACAACAACAATTATGTTCAAGTGAAGTCAATGTTGAAACGATCAAGTTATTCAATTCAAAAGAGCTAGAGAAAGCCACCGATCGGTTTCATGTGGATAGAATTCTTGGCCAAGGAGGTCAAGGTACAGTTTACAAAGGTATGCTGACCGATGGAAGAATTGTTGCTGTTAAAAGATCTAAAATAGTCGATGAGAGCAAAATTGTTGAATTCATCAATGAGGTTGTCATTCTTTCACAAGTTAACCACAGAAATGTGGTCAAGTTGTTAGGATGTTGTTTAGAGACTGAAGTTCCTCTTCTAGTTTACGAATTCATACCCAATGGAACTCTTTCCCAATATATTCATGACCATAATGATGAATTTCCATTTACATGGGAAATACGGCTACGAATTGCCATAGAAATTGCAGGAGCTCTTTCTTACTTGCATTCTTCTGCTTCCTTCCCTATTTACCACCGTGACATAAAGTCCACAAACATCCTCTTAGATGAGAAGTACAGGGCAAAAATAGCAGATTTTGGGACTTCGAGATCAGTTTCCATTGACCAAACTCATCTCACAACTCTAGTGCATGGCACATTGGGTTACTTGGATCCTGAATACTTCCAATCAAGCCAGTTTACAGAGAAAAGTGATGTTTATAGCTTCGGTGTAGTTCTTGTTGAGCTCTTGACTGGACAAAAAGCAATTTCTATAAACAGGTCAGAAGAAGCTGGCAAAAGTCTCGCCACCTATTTTATTCTCTCAATGCAGGAAAATCGCCTGTTCGACATTCTTGGGGGTCATGTTTTGAAAGGTCCCAGAGAAGATATCATGGTGGTTGCTAATCTTGCCAAGCGATGTCTGAATTTGAATGGAAGGAAGCGACCTACGATGAAAGAAATCACAGTGGAGTTGGAGGGAATTCAAATGTTAGCGAAAACGGTCACCACTTCTTCGAGTGTTCCACAAAATTATGAAGAGGTTGAATGCTTGAGAACTCATGTTACTGAGCCTTGGGATGTTGTTTCCTTGTCAACTGGACCTGCTTTCGATACTGGTCCTCATTCATCTTTGCAAGAATTACCACTTTTACATTATAcagcatga
- the LOC107416661 gene encoding wall-associated receptor kinase-like 3: MVGKQFPSYLLLLFSWLMMNQVTSEIPTSKNGCPSHCGNVSIPFPFGIKPGCFLDEWFEIICQNDNSSNTIPKPILNRTKLEVIEISVEGTFQVRNPITFLNCSDKQIRESTNLEGSPFKYSQNNKFAAVGCGAIALMNSGEASVGGCSSICNDTAYGNSCNGINCCQTSIPSNLKSSNTSFLNLPAEGSGNQCKFAFMADQRWLESGSTNISAIHEMVDVPVELIWELYHYSTYDIFGTFVETNSSGFLEYNCYTDIATSEYGCYQNSSCDVYIANVNQPRLQCSCGSSWTFEGNPYLLEGCKDIDLCKKDPNYCGEGYICTDYRGAVGCSPPEHKKSPLEAILIGVGSGVLVLLFLSASAWLLTKYIKKRRREKFFKQNGGLLLQQQLSSGEANIEKTKLFKSDELEKATDQFNMNRVLGQGGQGTVYKGMLADGKIIAVKKSKKVDGFKVTEFINEVVILSQINHRNVVKLLGCCLETEVPLLVYEFISNGTLFRYIHDQNEDFQLTWETRLRIAKEIAGALSYLHSAASFPIYHRDIKSSNILLDEKHRAKIADFGTSRSVTIEQTHLTTLVCGTFGYLDPEYFQSSQFTDKSDVYSFGVVLAELLTGRKPVFMEAEEGGSLAASFILSMEENSLFDIVDARVLKEETGEKEAIMAVAKLAKRCLDLSGRKRPSMKEVAMELERIQKSVKASDYVEQNVEVVEYNRNEMTAPRNDVSISTWSASYGGIASLSDMEAPLNEKHMVTYK; the protein is encoded by the exons atggtGGGAAAACAATTTCCATCTTATCTTCTTCTGCTGTTTTCATGGCTTATGATGAATCAAGTAACATCAGAAATACCAACATCCAAGAATGGCTGTCCTTCACACTGTGGAAATGTTAGCATCCCATTCCCTTTTGGGATCAAACCGGGCTGTTTCCTCGACGAATGGTTCGAAATCATTTGCCAAAACGACAACTCATCAAACACCATTCCGAAACCCATCTTGAACAGAACAAAGCTAGAAGTGATTGAAATCTCTGTCGAAGGCACTTTTCAGGTGAGGAACCCAATCACCTTCTTGAATTGCAGCGATAAGCAAATCCGAGAAAGCACCAACTTAGAAGGAAGCCCTTTTAAGTACTCTCAAAACAACAAGTTCGCAGCGGTTGGTTGCGGAGCCATTGCTTTGATGAATTCCGGAGAAGCATCCGTTGGTGGATGCTCCTCCATTTGTAATGACACAGCTTATGGTAATAGCTGCAATGGTATAAATTGCTGCCAGACAAGCATACCATCAAATCTCAAGTCATCCAACACCAGTTTTCTCAACCTTCCGGCTGAGGGTAGCGGAAATCAATGTAAGTTTGCATTCATGGCAGACCAACGGTGGTTGGAGTCCGGTTCGACAAATATTTCTGCAATCCATGAGATGGTTGATGTTCCTGTGGAGCTTATTTGGGAACTGTATCATTATTCAACCTATGATATATTTGGAACTTTTGTGGAGACCAATAGCTCTGGCTTTTTAGAATACAATTGCTATACGGACATTGCAACCTCCGAATATGGTTGTTATCAAAATTCGTCTTGCGATGTTTATATTGCAAATGTAAATCAGCCAAGGCTTCAGTGCTCATGCGGGTCGTCGTGGACCTTTGAAGGAAACCCGTATCTTCTTGAAGGATGCaaag ATATTGATCTTTGCAAGAAAGATCCTAATTATTGTGGTGAAGGCTATATTTGTACTGACTATCGTGGAGCCGTCGGCTGCAGCCCTCCAGAACACAAAAAGTCTCCACTGGAAGCGATTTTAATTG GTGTTGGCAGTGGCGTCCTTGTATTGTTGTTTCTATCAGCTTCAGCATGGTTGCTAACcaagtatattaaaaaaagacgCAGAGAAaagtttttcaaacaaaatggtGGATTGTTGTTACAACAACAATTATCTTCAGGGGAAGCCAATATTGAGAAAACCAAGTTGTTTAAATCAGATGAGTTAGAGAAGGCAACAGACCAGTTCAACATGAACAGAGTTCTTGGCCAGGGAGGTCAAGGTACTGTTTACAAAGGAATGTTGGCAGATGGAAAAATTATTGCTGTCAAGAAGTCTAAAAAAGTTGATGGATTCAAAGTGACAGAGTTCATTAATGAAGTTGTCATTCTTTCACAAATTAATCACAGGAATGTGGTTAAACTGCTGGGATGTTGTTTAGAGACTGAAGTTCCTCTACttgtttatgagtttatatCAAATGGAACATTGTTCCGGTACATCCATGATCAAAATGAGGACTTTCAACTAACATGGGAAACCCGCTTACGAATTGCGAAGGAAATTGCAGGAGCTCTTTCCTACTTGCATTCTGCGGCTTCCTTTCCCATTTATCACCGTGATATAAAGTCTTCAAACATTCTCCTAGACGAAAAGCACAGAGCAAAAATAGCAGATTTTGGAACTTCAAGATCGGTTACCATTGAGCAAACACACCTCACCACATTAGTATGTGGCACATTTGGATACTTGGACCCTGAATACTTCCAGTCAAGCCAGTTTACAGATAAAAGTGACGTATATAGCTTTGGGGTGGTTCTTGCTGAGCTGTTGACAGGACGAAAACCAGTTTTTATGGAGGCAGAGGAAGGAGGAAGTCTAGCAGCTTCTTTCATTCTTTCCATGGAAGAGAATAGTTTGTTTGACATTGTTGATGCTCGAGTCTTGAAGGAAGAAACTGGCGAGAAAGAAGCAATAATGGCAGTTGCTAAACTTGCGAAAAGATGCTTGGATTTGAGTGGAAGGAAAAGGCCTTCGATGAAAGAAGTGGCAATGGAGCTGGAAAGAATTCAAAAATCAGTTAAAGCTTCTGATTATGTTGAGCAAAATGTTGAAGTGGTTGAATATAATCGAAATGAAATGACTGCACCTCGGAATGATGTTTCTATATCGACATGGTCAGCTTCCTATGGtggtattgcttccttatcagATATGGAAGCACCTCTAAATGAGAAACATATGGTTACTTATAAGTAA